One genomic window of Halorhabdus sp. CBA1104 includes the following:
- a CDS encoding alpha/beta hydrolase: MRADEMHPQARAIVDRQRRLGLPPISRYDRRLIRALERIGTWIGGRGSPAVGATTDGTISGPDDDIPVRVYQPDQPGPYPTLVYFHGGGFVFGSIATHDTVCRRLARETGAVVVSVAYRLAPEHPFPAAVEDAFAATRWAATNPDRLDSDGHLAVAGDSAGGTLAAVSALLARDRDGPAIDYQILLYPGIGIRDDQHSVAQNDGIALAAEDLEWFQECYYESELDSHNPYADPIHARDLAGVAPATVVTAGFDPLRDGGLAYAQRLESDGVAVTHRHEDDMIHGFLTADIDRAETIVCDVATDMHAAIGMR, encoded by the coding sequence ATGCGTGCCGACGAGATGCATCCCCAGGCCCGTGCCATCGTCGATCGACAGCGACGACTCGGCCTGCCACCGATTTCCCGGTACGATCGACGACTGATCCGGGCGCTCGAACGCATCGGGACGTGGATTGGGGGCCGAGGCTCGCCCGCTGTCGGAGCGACGACCGACGGGACTATTTCCGGTCCCGACGACGATATTCCGGTTCGTGTCTACCAACCGGACCAACCGGGACCGTATCCGACACTCGTGTACTTCCACGGTGGGGGCTTCGTCTTTGGCAGTATCGCGACCCACGATACGGTCTGCCGGCGGCTCGCCAGAGAGACTGGCGCGGTCGTCGTCTCCGTCGCGTACCGACTCGCGCCCGAGCACCCGTTCCCAGCGGCCGTCGAAGATGCCTTCGCCGCCACTCGCTGGGCGGCGACCAATCCGGACCGTCTCGACTCGGACGGCCATCTGGCCGTAGCTGGCGACAGCGCGGGTGGGACACTGGCCGCCGTGAGTGCCCTGTTGGCCCGGGACCGTGACGGCCCGGCGATCGACTACCAGATCCTGCTGTACCCCGGAATCGGTATCCGGGACGACCAGCACTCGGTGGCCCAAAACGACGGGATCGCCCTCGCTGCTGAGGATCTCGAGTGGTTCCAGGAGTGCTACTACGAGAGCGAACTCGACAGCCACAACCCCTACGCCGATCCGATCCATGCCCGTGATCTGGCCGGCGTCGCGCCGGCGACGGTCGTCACTGCCGGGTTCGATCCGCTCCGGGACGGCGGCCTCGCGTACGCACAGCGACTCGAGTCCGATGGCGTTGCCGTCACCCACCGCCACGAAGACGACATGATCCATGGCTTCCTGACTGCAGACATCGATCGCGCGGAAACGATCGTCTGCGACGTGGCGACCGATATGCACGCCGCGATCGGGATGCGGTGA
- a CDS encoding RimK family alpha-L-glutamate ligase, with product MLRLAVSTQAETYERLSDPLADRGIEVVPIRTDERTVPLGTDPFPAVDVGYVFPPRLMEGDVASLALDVPWINDRACVLRSRNKAGALQRLEADGLPIPKTTLVSNPVDRETLQSVFEQFDPPVVVKPNSTTRGNGVTLAHDIDSFLGICDYLDLVHDYRATGDRSFLVQEFLPDATDYRVMVLDGEYVGAVERRLAENDVGGHWKHNVHRGATAQPVDLAEHHRRLAERAASAMDVPIVGIDLLVTADGAVVTETNARPTIDDAEKYIAGFWDHVADLVRRTAK from the coding sequence ATGCTTCGGCTGGCGGTCTCGACGCAAGCGGAGACCTACGAGCGACTGTCTGATCCTCTCGCCGACCGCGGGATCGAAGTCGTCCCGATTCGAACCGACGAGCGGACCGTCCCACTCGGAACTGATCCATTCCCTGCTGTCGACGTGGGCTATGTTTTCCCGCCACGACTGATGGAAGGTGACGTTGCGTCACTCGCCCTCGATGTGCCGTGGATCAACGACCGCGCGTGTGTGCTACGCTCGCGCAACAAAGCAGGGGCCCTCCAGCGCCTCGAAGCTGACGGCCTCCCGATTCCAAAGACGACGCTCGTCTCCAATCCCGTCGATCGCGAGACACTCCAGTCCGTCTTCGAACAGTTCGACCCACCTGTGGTGGTCAAACCCAATTCGACGACCCGCGGGAACGGGGTCACACTGGCTCACGATATAGATTCCTTCCTGGGCATTTGTGATTATCTCGACCTCGTCCACGACTACCGGGCAACTGGTGACCGGTCGTTTCTCGTCCAAGAATTCCTCCCGGACGCAACTGACTATCGTGTGATGGTCCTCGATGGTGAGTACGTCGGCGCCGTCGAACGCCGCCTGGCCGAAAACGATGTCGGGGGCCACTGGAAACACAACGTCCACCGCGGCGCAACCGCCCAGCCTGTCGATCTTGCCGAGCATCACCGTCGTCTCGCCGAACGGGCCGCCTCCGCGATGGACGTCCCCATCGTCGGTATCGACTTGCTCGTGACCGCCGACGGCGCCGTCGTTACCGAGACGAACGCACGGCCAACGATCGACGACGCCGAGAAATACATCGCCGGCTTCTGGGATCACGTCGCTGATCTCGTGCGCCGAACCGCGAAATGA
- a CDS encoding Hsp20/alpha crystallin family protein, translated as MRRDDRDDPFNDFFRELERMMNDMTSGEFDMHVERREGESATTNNVHLDVYEEDERLRVVADLPGVSKDAIDLKCDGERLTIDAAGDQREYHERVQLPTRVDEHTAEASYNNGILEVTFETGEDSAAIDLS; from the coding sequence ATGCGAAGAGACGACCGCGACGACCCGTTCAACGACTTCTTTCGTGAGCTTGAGCGGATGATGAACGACATGACCAGTGGTGAATTCGACATGCACGTCGAACGCCGCGAGGGCGAGTCAGCGACGACGAACAACGTTCATCTGGATGTCTACGAAGAGGACGAACGACTACGTGTCGTCGCCGACTTGCCGGGCGTCTCGAAGGACGCGATCGATCTCAAGTGCGATGGTGAACGACTCACGATCGATGCGGCCGGCGATCAACGGGAATACCACGAGCGGGTGCAGCTCCCGACCCGCGTCGACGAACACACGGCCGAAGCGAGTTACAACAACGGTATCCTAGAAGTGACCTTCGAGACGGGCGAGGACTCGGCGGCAATCGACCTCTCCTGA
- the gap gene encoding type I glyceraldehyde-3-phosphate dehydrogenase has product MSASDPVRIGINGYGRIGRCTLRAALENDDVQIVGINDVMDFEKMEYLTKYDSALGNLPYDVERDGDTLTVDGNDIDLLNIQSPEELPWDSLDVDVAIESTGIFRTKDEASAHLDAGAEKALISAPPKGDKPVPQFVYGVNDDEYDGEDVVSAASCTTNSVSPPMYVLLEEFGVDAAEMTTIHAYTGSQAIVDGPKSKTRRGRAAAENIVPTTTGASTATPNILPELQGKFEAMAIRVPVPTGSITEIVVDLPGNPDVEEINAAFEKYANGELEGSMGVTDDPIVSRDIVGWEYGSCVDLQKTSTVQGGKLAKIFAWYDNEMGYTAQMMRLAEDIV; this is encoded by the coding sequence ATGAGTGCAAGCGATCCGGTCCGCATCGGGATCAACGGCTACGGTCGAATCGGCCGCTGTACCCTCCGTGCTGCCCTCGAGAACGACGACGTCCAGATCGTCGGTATCAACGACGTGATGGACTTCGAGAAGATGGAATATCTCACGAAGTACGACAGTGCCCTTGGCAACCTGCCGTACGACGTCGAACGAGACGGTGACACGCTCACTGTCGACGGCAACGACATCGACTTGCTGAACATCCAGAGCCCCGAGGAACTGCCGTGGGACTCCCTGGACGTAGATGTCGCCATCGAGTCGACGGGCATTTTCCGCACCAAAGACGAGGCGAGCGCACACCTCGACGCCGGTGCCGAGAAGGCCCTGATCTCCGCGCCGCCGAAAGGCGACAAGCCCGTCCCGCAGTTCGTCTACGGCGTCAACGACGACGAATACGACGGTGAGGACGTCGTTTCGGCTGCTTCCTGTACCACCAACAGTGTCTCGCCGCCGATGTACGTCCTGCTCGAGGAGTTCGGCGTCGACGCTGCCGAGATGACGACGATCCACGCCTACACTGGCAGTCAGGCAATCGTCGACGGTCCCAAATCGAAGACCCGTCGTGGTCGGGCGGCCGCCGAGAACATCGTCCCGACGACGACCGGCGCCTCGACCGCGACGCCGAACATCCTGCCCGAACTGCAGGGCAAGTTCGAGGCCATGGCGATCCGCGTCCCGGTCCCGACCGGCTCGATCACCGAGATCGTCGTCGACCTGCCCGGCAACCCGGACGTCGAAGAGATCAACGCCGCCTTCGAGAAATACGCCAACGGCGAACTCGAAGGCTCGATGGGCGTCACCGACGACCCGATCGTCTCCCGTGACATCGTCGGCTGGGAGTACGGCTCCTGTGTCGACTTGCAGAAGACCTCGACCGTCCAGGGTGGCAAGCTCGCGAAGATATTCGCCTGGTACGACAACGAGATGGGCTACACCGCCCAGATGATGCGGCTGGCCGAAGACATCGTCTAA
- the rdfA gene encoding rod-determining factor RdfA, with the protein MANEQTDKPSSKVARLIDRYDLGDLGAELESRWTADGDRRLSLRDLAELFNKRLLAQTLVEAGMSTLENDVDAIYRNLTDTDVSAGVRTDTRERLQRNGVDLEQLDRDFVTYQAIRSYLKEWRGAEYEQPAAEEKIEKDQESIQRLQTRLEAITETRIENLGETDRIDVDDFEVFASVQVLCQECGTQYDVDTFLEQGGCDCTRNEK; encoded by the coding sequence ATGGCCAACGAGCAGACAGACAAGCCGTCGAGCAAGGTAGCACGGTTGATCGACCGCTACGATCTGGGCGACCTCGGGGCGGAACTCGAATCGCGCTGGACGGCCGATGGAGACCGACGGTTGAGCCTGCGGGACCTTGCGGAGCTATTCAACAAGCGACTGCTGGCACAGACACTGGTTGAGGCGGGCATGAGTACGCTCGAAAACGATGTCGACGCGATCTATCGGAACCTCACTGACACGGACGTCAGCGCAGGCGTCCGAACCGATACCCGTGAACGGCTCCAGCGAAACGGTGTCGATCTCGAGCAACTCGACCGAGACTTCGTTACCTACCAAGCGATCCGCTCGTACCTCAAAGAGTGGCGTGGTGCCGAATACGAGCAGCCAGCAGCCGAAGAGAAGATCGAAAAAGACCAGGAGTCGATCCAACGTCTACAAACACGACTAGAAGCGATCACTGAAACCCGGATCGAGAACCTGGGCGAAACCGACCGCATCGACGTCGACGACTTCGAGGTGTTCGCCAGCGTCCAGGTGTTGTGCCAAGAGTGTGGAACACAGTACGACGTCGACACCTTCCTCGAACAGGGCGGCTGTGACTGTACGCGCAACGAGAAATGA
- a CDS encoding archaea-specific SMC-related protein, which produces MSLRDQQPGVASFTVENIGGITSTNVDVEPGVTVLVGENATNRTSFLQAIMAGMGSDQASLKADVDQGRVEMTLGGEDYERTLETAGEAVQYDGDGYLDDPTVAELFAFLHEANEARLAVSRGADLHELIMRPIDVEEIKEEIERLREEKGSINDKLATIESRKRDLPELEERRDTIEAEIESKREELAELEETIDESSNDIEESQRVKAEFEDALEELRSVRSELETVRRDIETQQESISSLRSERSERETELSELPAPESDDTELAEKIETLRNRRQSLNGEISDLQSLISYNQERLEEGDYELLGDVEDDTRAQNGNVTDQLLEDANEEVVCWTCGSRVQRDQIEETVTSLEDLREQKVQTLNDVNDELDEYETRRREIERTRQRRDEIERELEEIETEIERRQERISTLKDSREELTEEIERLETTVDEFEDADFEEILTLHREANQLEFDIDRLESTLEDVTDEIAEIESMIEEGEELRERRERLGEQLTDARTRIEQIEKEAVEAFNDHMDAILDILEYENLDRIWIDRTTESVRQGRETVDRTVFELHVVRTTDNDVAYDDTIDHLSESERKVTGLVFALAGYLVHDLHEDVPFMLLDSLEAIDAERIARLIDYFAEYAEYLVVALLPEDAQAVDDDYRRLTSI; this is translated from the coding sequence GTGAGTCTACGAGATCAACAGCCCGGGGTCGCGTCGTTCACCGTCGAAAACATCGGCGGGATCACGTCGACCAACGTCGACGTTGAACCGGGAGTTACCGTTCTGGTGGGGGAAAACGCTACCAACAGGACGTCGTTTCTACAGGCGATCATGGCTGGGATGGGGTCCGATCAGGCCTCGCTGAAAGCGGATGTTGATCAGGGCCGCGTCGAGATGACGCTGGGGGGAGAAGACTACGAGCGGACCCTCGAGACGGCTGGCGAGGCGGTACAGTACGACGGGGATGGGTATCTGGATGACCCGACGGTCGCAGAGTTGTTCGCCTTTCTGCACGAAGCAAACGAGGCACGACTGGCCGTCTCGCGCGGGGCAGATCTCCACGAGCTCATTATGCGACCGATCGACGTCGAAGAGATCAAAGAGGAGATCGAGCGCCTGCGCGAGGAGAAGGGGTCGATCAACGACAAGCTGGCCACCATCGAGTCCCGCAAACGCGATCTCCCGGAGCTCGAAGAACGACGGGATACAATCGAGGCGGAGATCGAGAGCAAGCGCGAAGAGCTGGCCGAACTCGAGGAGACGATCGACGAGAGTTCAAACGATATCGAGGAGAGTCAACGAGTCAAAGCGGAGTTCGAGGATGCACTGGAAGAACTACGGTCGGTCCGCTCCGAACTGGAAACCGTTCGTCGAGATATCGAAACCCAACAGGAGAGTATCTCGTCGCTGCGGAGCGAGCGGTCCGAACGGGAGACGGAGCTGTCGGAGCTCCCGGCACCAGAGAGCGATGACACTGAGTTGGCCGAGAAAATCGAGACACTCCGGAACCGCCGCCAATCCCTAAACGGCGAGATAAGCGACCTCCAGAGCCTCATCAGCTACAACCAGGAGCGACTCGAAGAAGGAGACTACGAGTTGCTGGGTGACGTCGAAGACGATACAAGAGCACAGAACGGGAACGTCACGGATCAACTGCTCGAAGATGCCAACGAAGAAGTCGTTTGCTGGACGTGTGGGTCACGCGTTCAGCGCGACCAGATCGAAGAGACAGTCACATCCCTCGAAGATCTTCGGGAACAAAAGGTCCAGACGCTCAACGACGTCAACGACGAGCTCGACGAGTACGAAACCCGGCGCCGAGAGATCGAACGTACCCGACAGCGACGCGACGAGATCGAGCGCGAACTCGAAGAGATCGAGACGGAAATCGAACGGCGGCAAGAGCGTATCTCCACACTGAAAGACAGTCGTGAGGAACTTACCGAAGAGATCGAGCGCCTCGAAACGACGGTCGACGAGTTCGAGGATGCCGATTTCGAGGAGATTCTCACACTGCACCGAGAAGCCAACCAGCTCGAATTCGATATCGATCGCCTCGAGTCGACGCTCGAAGACGTGACCGACGAGATCGCCGAAATCGAGTCGATGATCGAGGAAGGCGAAGAGTTACGGGAGCGACGCGAACGGCTAGGAGAGCAACTCACGGACGCTCGGACGCGGATCGAACAGATCGAGAAAGAAGCCGTCGAGGCGTTCAACGACCACATGGACGCGATCCTCGATATCTTGGAGTACGAAAACCTCGATCGGATCTGGATCGACCGGACGACAGAGTCAGTCCGGCAAGGTAGAGAAACAGTCGATCGGACGGTGTTCGAACTCCACGTCGTCCGCACGACGGACAACGACGTGGCCTACGACGATACGATCGACCACCTCAGTGAGAGTGAGCGGAAGGTTACGGGCCTGGTCTTCGCTCTCGCCGGCTACCTCGTCCACGACCTCCACGAAGACGTCCCCTTCATGTTGCTGGACTCACTGGAGGCGATCGACGCAGAGCGGATCGCCAGACTGATCGACTACTTCGCGGAGTATGCGGAGTATCTGGTCGTGGCGCTACTGCCCGAAGACGCCCAGGCTGTCGACGACGACTACCGGCGATTGACCTCAATATGA
- a CDS encoding aminopeptidase, with protein sequence MSDDDFRRPAETAIQQCLGLEAEESCLIVTDDRRRPIAEALYAAASETTDDAMILQYPPGEQHGAEPPTTVATAMASADVVLAPTTKSLSHTRARTEANDAGARVATLPGITDDVFTTGLNVDYAEIQDHSEAMHERVADADEIRVTSEQGTDIRLQPGDREWQLDTGIVHDAGEMSNLPAGEVFISPATATGTIVVTGTMAPHGRLSDEQAVRIAVEDGSVTEIDDETIRGQVEEAAAEVGDDAYNLAEFGIGTNVGVRQLVGSVLLDEKAGGTVHFAIGDDAGFGGDTSAPIHLDGILQDPTVAVDGEEITLPTP encoded by the coding sequence ATGAGCGACGACGATTTTCGCCGACCAGCTGAAACGGCAATCCAGCAGTGTCTCGGCCTCGAGGCCGAAGAATCCTGCCTGATCGTTACCGACGACCGACGTCGGCCGATCGCCGAGGCGCTGTACGCGGCTGCCAGCGAGACGACAGACGACGCGATGATCCTCCAGTATCCACCCGGCGAGCAGCATGGAGCCGAGCCCCCAACAACGGTGGCAACCGCGATGGCGAGTGCCGATGTCGTCCTCGCGCCCACGACCAAGAGCCTGAGTCACACGCGCGCTCGAACTGAAGCCAACGATGCCGGTGCCCGGGTGGCAACACTGCCGGGGATCACTGACGACGTGTTCACGACCGGCCTGAACGTCGACTACGCCGAGATTCAGGACCACAGCGAAGCCATGCACGAGCGGGTCGCTGACGCCGATGAGATTCGGGTCACCTCCGAGCAAGGGACCGATATCCGGCTCCAGCCTGGTGATCGCGAGTGGCAACTCGATACGGGCATCGTTCACGACGCCGGGGAGATGTCGAATTTGCCCGCTGGTGAGGTGTTTATCAGTCCGGCGACTGCGACGGGCACGATCGTCGTAACCGGGACGATGGCACCACACGGCCGACTCAGCGACGAGCAGGCGGTTCGCATCGCGGTCGAAGACGGCTCCGTCACCGAGATCGACGACGAGACGATCCGCGGCCAGGTCGAGGAAGCCGCCGCGGAAGTCGGCGACGACGCTTACAACCTCGCGGAGTTCGGGATCGGGACGAACGTCGGCGTCCGCCAGCTCGTCGGGTCGGTACTGCTCGACGAGAAAGCCGGCGGGACGGTCCACTTTGCTATCGGCGACGACGCGGGCTTCGGTGGTGACACTTCGGCACCGATCCACCTCGATGGCATCCTCCAGGATCCGACCGTCGCTGTCGACGGCGAGGAAATCACACTTCCGACGCCCTGA
- a CDS encoding HVO_0476 family zinc finger protein: MTDSTQRVGLPCPACSPDLETVHDVLNHGGQATVRCTECDHVHKTSLPEARTVERDVVVSQDGESFTATAEPPADETLAVGEEFVLETADAIMTVRITSLELDEEGRVEEAPVEDVQTIWTRAVGNVSVNATVHPKSGARDETRSETLHVPGDYEFVVGETDELGEFTYTIEGIHLRDDARGYEYEKLDHDRDSAPAKDVNRLYLRDETSDAWSAW, translated from the coding sequence ATGACCGACTCGACACAGCGGGTAGGGCTGCCTTGTCCGGCCTGTTCGCCCGACTTGGAGACTGTTCACGACGTTCTCAACCACGGCGGGCAGGCGACGGTTCGATGTACCGAGTGTGACCACGTTCACAAGACCTCTCTCCCCGAGGCACGGACTGTCGAACGGGATGTCGTCGTCTCACAGGACGGTGAATCGTTCACGGCGACGGCCGAACCGCCCGCCGATGAAACCTTGGCCGTCGGCGAAGAGTTCGTCTTAGAGACCGCGGACGCGATCATGACGGTCCGGATCACCAGTCTCGAACTCGACGAGGAGGGCCGAGTCGAGGAGGCACCTGTCGAGGACGTCCAGACGATCTGGACGCGCGCGGTGGGCAACGTCAGCGTCAACGCGACGGTCCACCCCAAGTCGGGAGCCCGTGACGAGACGCGAAGTGAGACGCTGCACGTCCCTGGCGACTACGAGTTCGTCGTCGGCGAAACTGACGAACTGGGTGAGTTCACCTATACGATCGAGGGCATTCACCTCCGGGACGACGCCCGCGGCTACGAGTACGAGAAACTCGACCACGACCGGGATAGTGCCCCCGCCAAGGACGTCAATCGACTTTACCTCCGAGACGAGACCAGCGACGCCTGGTCGGCGTGGTAG
- a CDS encoding protein-L-isoaspartate(D-aspartate) O-methyltransferase: MARWWGSDRDRAATDGGDDNWRQRRTALIEDLRERDRVSDRALDALAAVPRHAFVPQSSRRGAYADRPLSIGEGQTISAPHMVAIMVDRLDLEPGQEVVEIGTGCGYHAAVTAEVVGAEHVYSVEYHASLATQARERLADLGYGDVSVRVGDGHEGWPAHAPYDRAYLTCAATDIPPAVLDQLRPDGVFLGPIGTRSQRLVRVSKHPDGSTEREDFGGVRFVQMQGSDESP, from the coding sequence ATGGCCCGCTGGTGGGGTTCGGACCGCGATCGTGCTGCGACAGACGGAGGAGACGACAACTGGCGACAGCGACGCACTGCCCTGATCGAGGACCTCAGAGAGCGCGACCGGGTGAGCGATCGAGCCCTGGACGCGCTTGCGGCCGTGCCGCGACACGCATTCGTCCCCCAGTCTAGCCGTCGAGGGGCCTACGCCGACCGTCCGCTGTCGATCGGCGAGGGCCAGACCATCAGCGCCCCGCACATGGTCGCGATCATGGTCGATCGCCTCGACCTCGAACCCGGCCAGGAGGTCGTAGAGATCGGCACGGGGTGTGGCTATCACGCTGCCGTCACCGCCGAAGTCGTCGGGGCCGAGCACGTCTACAGTGTCGAATATCACGCCTCGCTTGCGACACAGGCCCGCGAGCGGTTAGCCGACCTGGGCTACGGCGACGTGTCAGTCCGTGTCGGCGATGGCCACGAGGGCTGGCCGGCACACGCCCCCTACGACCGGGCGTATCTCACCTGTGCAGCGACGGATATCCCGCCTGCCGTCCTCGATCAACTCCGGCCCGATGGCGTCTTTCTCGGGCCGATCGGTACGCGTTCACAGCGACTGGTCCGGGTCAGCAAGCATCCGGACGGCTCGACGGAGCGTGAGGACTTCGGTGGGGTCCGATTCGTCCAGATGCAGGGTAGCGACGAGTCGCCGTGA
- a CDS encoding protein-L-isoaspartate O-methyltransferase: MDPAVLREDMIDGLRHESRAVLDSEAVATAMNAVPRHAFFDDERAAYADRETERLGTRVLAPSTVARLFEALAVEPDDSVLIVGAGVGYTSAVAAAIVGPRNVQAVDITRQVVYEARQNLSTAGYDSVFVDCRDGAAGLPEYAPYDRILLEAAAVEPPQALREQLTPSGQLVMPLGAHEQTLAVFEGDEVVAECGPVAFRPMLVEGEQVGAIERNRMHREDDERARQAAQSRTGWEQDWIDWDGS; the protein is encoded by the coding sequence ATGGATCCTGCGGTATTGCGTGAGGACATGATCGACGGGCTCCGCCACGAGAGCCGCGCTGTCCTCGATAGCGAAGCCGTCGCGACGGCGATGAATGCCGTGCCGCGACACGCCTTCTTCGACGACGAGCGGGCGGCCTACGCCGATCGGGAGACCGAACGCCTGGGGACGCGCGTCCTCGCGCCTTCGACGGTCGCCCGGTTGTTCGAGGCGTTAGCTGTCGAGCCAGACGACTCGGTGTTGATCGTCGGCGCGGGCGTCGGCTACACCTCGGCGGTTGCGGCTGCGATCGTCGGTCCCCGGAACGTCCAGGCTGTCGATATCACCCGCCAGGTCGTCTACGAGGCCCGACAGAACCTATCGACGGCGGGCTATGACTCGGTGTTCGTCGACTGCCGGGACGGGGCGGCTGGGCTCCCCGAGTACGCGCCCTACGACCGCATTCTCCTCGAAGCGGCGGCCGTCGAGCCTCCACAGGCACTCCGCGAGCAACTCACCCCCAGTGGGCAACTCGTGATGCCACTCGGCGCCCACGAGCAGACCCTGGCCGTCTTCGAAGGCGACGAGGTCGTCGCCGAGTGCGGACCAGTTGCCTTCCGGCCGATGCTCGTCGAGGGCGAACAGGTCGGTGCCATCGAGCGCAACCGGATGCACCGGGAAGATGACGAACGCGCCCGCCAGGCAGCCCAGTCACGGACCGGCTGGGAGCAAGACTGGATCGACTGGGACGGGTCGTGA
- the crcB gene encoding fluoride efflux transporter CrcB: protein MSQPHPLKRVEPLVLIAIGGFAGAILRYALSAGLPTPVVGTLVANALGSFGLAIVLYEKRLADLLSTETRLLVGTGFLSSFTTYSTFAVQTAGLSPTWAVGNILANYALAIAGVLAGRAVSRGLVA, encoded by the coding sequence CTGAGCCAGCCCCACCCCCTCAAGCGGGTTGAACCGCTGGTGTTGATCGCCATCGGCGGGTTCGCCGGGGCGATCTTGCGGTACGCACTCTCCGCTGGATTGCCCACTCCCGTCGTCGGGACGCTCGTGGCCAACGCGCTCGGAAGCTTCGGACTGGCGATCGTCCTCTACGAGAAGCGACTCGCCGACCTGCTGTCGACCGAGACCCGTCTGTTGGTCGGGACCGGCTTTCTCTCCTCGTTTACCACCTACAGCACGTTTGCCGTCCAGACGGCCGGCCTGTCGCCAACCTGGGCCGTCGGGAATATTCTCGCCAACTATGCGCTCGCGATCGCGGGCGTTCTCGCCGGCCGGGCCGTTTCTAGGGGGTTGGTCGCGTGA
- a CDS encoding CrcB family protein, whose amino-acid sequence MNPAVLVGLGGIVGALTRHAVGQCIEREGGDTFAVNVLGSFLLGAIVAAPVGEPAALALGTGFCGAFTTFSTFAFETVRLYEDGRRRRAIATAAGHLGGALIAVGVGTLAVSVLVG is encoded by the coding sequence GTGAACCCTGCCGTGTTGGTCGGCCTCGGTGGGATCGTGGGCGCACTCACACGCCATGCCGTCGGTCAGTGCATCGAGCGCGAGGGTGGAGACACCTTCGCGGTCAACGTCCTCGGAAGCTTCCTGCTCGGGGCGATCGTCGCTGCGCCAGTCGGTGAGCCAGCCGCACTTGCGCTAGGAACGGGTTTCTGTGGCGCGTTCACGACGTTCTCGACGTTCGCCTTCGAGACCGTCCGCCTCTACGAGGACGGGCGTCGCCGCCGCGCGATCGCTACCGCGGCCGGCCACCTGGGCGGGGCGTTGATCGCCGTGGGCGTCGGGACGCTGGCCGTCAGTGTCCTCGTCGGCTAG